ACAGGGACAGCTAATGACAGCGGAAAAAATTTTAATTGTAGATGATGAAGTTATAGCTAGAGAAAATATATCCTGGATTCTTCAGCAGGAAGGCTATCTTCCGACCATAGTAGAAACCGCTGAAGCGGCTCTCGATGCCCTCTCCCAGCAGGAATATGCCCTGATCATCACAGACCTCATGCTGCCGGGTATGAGCGGAATAGAGCTTCTGGAAAAAGTTAGAACAATGCTCCCTTCGGCCGAAGTGATCGTTATCACCGGCCACGCCACTGTCGAAACTGCTGTAAAGGCCATGCAGAAAGGAGCCCATTCATATATTGCCAAACCTCTCAACATTGAAGAGCTGAAAACTCAGGTTATAAAAGCTCTGGAGCAGCGCGCCCTTTCCGTTGAAGTACTGCGCCTGCGTAAAATGATAGCTCAGGGCAGACCGGACCTGCCGCTTGTCGGTCAAAGTACTCCCCTTAGAAACCTGAAGAGGAAAATAGCTCAGGTTGCCCAGATGAACTGCAACGTTCTGATTCAGGGAGAAACAGGAACAGGAAAGGAGCTTGTTGCTAAAAGTATTCACATGCTCAGCCCCAGATCATCGGAACGCTTTATGGCCATCAACTGTGGAACCTTTACCACGGAACTTATGGATAAGGAGCTTTTCGGACACGAAAGGGAGGCTTTTACCGGGGCAAGCAGAGGGCAGAAAGGTATTCTGGAAGTCGCTGACGGTGGAACTGTTTTCTTTGATGAAATAGGAGAACTCCCGCTGAACATGCAGGTCAAACTGCTTAGAGTTCTACAGGAAAGAAATTTTTTAAGAGTCGGCGGAACCAAAGAAATTCCGGTAGATATCAAAGTTGTTGCGGCAACCAACTGCGATCTGGCGGAAGAGGTCAACGCGGGAAGATTCCGGCAGGACCTTTTTTACAGACTGAACGTTGTCACCCTTAATGTTCCACCGCTCAGAACACTTAAAGATGATATCCCTGTTCTTGTCGGACATTTTCTGGAGCAATACAGAACTAAAGAATTTTCCATAAACTCGATTTCGCAGGAAACTCTGGATATTTTGATGCAGTATTCATTTCCCGGAAACGTCCGCGAACTTGAAAACATCGTTCAACGGGCTCTGGCTTTAGCCGGTGGAACGGAATTCATCCCGGACCTGCTGCCTTCGGAAGTATATCGCTCTGTCAGCCAGAAACCCCTTGAAACTTTAGAGGATGTTGAAAAACAGCATATCCGCAAAGTGCTGTCAGCAATGCGCGGCAATAAAACCAAAACCGCCGAGGTTCTGGGAATAGACAGAGTCTCACTCTGGAGAAAACTTAAAAAATACCAGATTGAATAACACTTACCGATCAGTTTTCAAGAGTTGCCTCGACAACCTCGCTCATTGATTTAACAAAAATCAATTCCAAAGAAGCGGTAATCTTTGATTCCAGACCGGATGCTTCAACTCGACATTTTTCAGGAAGCACAACCCTGGCTACTCCAGCGTTGGAAGCCGCCAGAAGTTTATCCCTGATGCCTCCGACTTTCAAAATCTCGCCCAGAAGTGAAAGTTCTCCACTCACGGCGGTGTCCTGTCTTACAGCTCTTCCGGTCAGCAGCGACAGAAGTGAAACAGCTATTGCAACTCCAGCCGACGGACCTTCTTTGCTGACACCTCCGGCAGGGATATGAATATGAATGTCACTATGTTCAAAAAAATCAGCATCAATTCCATAATCGGCAGCATTACTGCGGATGTAGCTTAAAGCTGTTTTGGCCGATTCACGCATTACTTCACCAAGAGAACCGGTCAGCATCAGTTGTTTGCTGCCTTTCATTCCGGCAGCTTCCACAAAAATAATTTCCCCGCCCTCTCTGGTCCAGACAAGGCCGGTTGTCATCCCCACCCGCGCACCGCTGAAAGCCGTTGATTTTTCGAATTTAGCAGGGCCAAGCAGACTGTTTATCTTTTCCGGGTCCAGCTGTTCTTCATCGCCGGAAACCTGCTCTTCAAGGAAGAGCCGTGCAAACTTACGACACAATGAAGCGGTTTCTTTTTCCAGCCCACGCAGCCCGGCTTCACGGGTATAACTGGAAATAAGATAACGCGCGCTATCATCAGTTATGTTGACCTGTTTTTTACCAAGGCCATGACGGTGCAATTGATCAGGAAGAAGAAAATCCTTGAGAATCAGAATCTTGTCTTCAATAGAATATCCTGTGAATTCTATTTCCTCCATACGGTCTATCAATGGAGCTGAAAGTCTGCTTATGTCATTTACTGTGGCGATAAACATGGCTTCAGATAGATCAAAAGGAACGGCAAGATAATTATCAACAAAAGCACTGTTCTGTTGCGGGTCCAATAATTCCAGCAGCACTGCGGTGGCATCACCATCAAAATTCTTGATAATTTTATCCATCTCATCAAGCATAATCACAGGATTTCTGGCTCCGCACTTTTGCACTTCCTGTATAATCCTGCCGGGTAAAGCTCCAAGATAAGTTCGCCTGTGGCCTCTCAGTTCCGCCTCATCCCTTAATCCGGCAAGAGAAATACGGATAAATTTTCTGCCCAGAGCTTCAGCAACGGCCTTGCCTATTGAAGTTTTGCCGGTTCCGGGAGGGCCTGAAAAACAAAGCACAGGGCCATTCAGATTCAGATAACTGCCGCCTTTACTGGCCAGCTCGTCAACGTGCTCTCTCAGTTTTCCGAGGTTGACGGGTTTACTCATATAATGATCAGCACCCTGCTTCATGGCACTGACAGCAGTTGAAACAGAAGCATACCCCGTAAGCATGACGATACCTGTTTCAGGCCATCTTTCGCGCACTTCTCCGGTCAGATTGAGTCCGTCCATGCCCTGCATTTTCAGATCAGTCACAACAACATTGGCCGGTTTTGCTGCCATGGCTTCAATAGCTGTAACTCCGTCAGAAGCTGTTCTGACCTCATAGCCATCCTGATCAAAAACATAGGACAGATTTTCGCGGGTTATTTCTTCATCATCAACTATAAGGATACTACGCCTGTTCTGGGTATGGAGTTTTTTTACAGCCAGATATTCCAGTATTCTTTCTTTTACCTGACTCAAACCATGATGGCGGAGGTTGAGCACTGATTCCGCCTTTTCCAGATCAAGATCATCCCGTGTAAGGACGTTCCATGGTAAAGAAATCACAAACTCAAGATAGTTTATTGAAATATTAAATTCAGGACCACCGGGTTGGATACCCATAAGGTTCTCATATTCTGCTGTAACTGAATCATATACCGCTTCAGGAAGTCCGGCATTATCAATTCGTCTTTTAAGGTCACGCAAAATTGACGAACCGGCTTTGGACTCTTCAACACCTTTATTTGAAGGATTTACAGGAGTTGGAGATTCACTTTTTTCAAGTTCTACAGCATCCGCCTTCTCTTTTTTAAAAAAACCGAACATATATAGCTCCCGGTCCCTGATTAAGATTGACTATACTTCAATATAAACCAAATAACACAGGCCATTAAGGCTGTTAACATTGCATAACGCAACAAAATACCATTTAGCAGGATATACTATGTGAATAATCTAACAATTATTTTTTACATTATTTATATATTTGTTTTTATTGCATTTTTTAAAACAGCCGCGCAAATGAGTCCGCAAATAAACATAAAAAATTTTCAGATTGAAACAAATTCAAGCCAATTTTGAGGTTAAATGCCAAATATAGTGTTGCATATTTAAACGCAATTTTTAAAAAACTTATCCGAGATAGCGCAAGCATTCTTAAAAAACACCGTGTTTCATGTTTCATAGTGTAACACACGCTATATTGCCACCTTATCGTCTAGCAGCCTGATTCAATTATTTCAATATGTTACGCTTTTAAAAATCCTTGGCACGCTAATTGTAATTTATAGAGCAAACAGGAGGACTCTGTATGCTCTACCAAGCTGTTGTAAATTTCTTGGATAAACACCAAGCCCAACTGGCAAAGGACAATAGAAGCACATGTAGTACCGGTTCCTGGGTAATCAACCATAATAGTTTTCTCTGCGAGAGAAAGGAGGGATTACAATTGAAAAATTTCTTTTCAAAATTGTTTGGTAAAAATATGGATAAGGCCGAAAGCACTGTTGCAGAAACATGCACCTGTGCGAACGAGAACAAGGAAGAATGCCGCGAAACCTGCAAAATCCTTGTAGTAAGCAACGAACCGACCTTTTCACGGGAAATTATCTCTTATTCCGTTTCCATGGCTGCGAAAACAGACTCTTCAATTGTCGCCCTGAATATTTATGAAAACGGACAGGACTTTACAGGCTATGCCGATGAATCCTGCCGCAGAATAGATGCCTTCTCCTCAGCTGCATCTGAAATGGGTCTCTGTTTCAACCACCTTGTTGAAAGCGGAAACGAGGATAACGTTATAGCTCAGCTTCACGCTAAAGATCCTCAATACAGGTATGTTATCAATGACGTTCCCCGTGCAAGAACAGGCGCTACAACCTTTCCTGTTTATACCCGGGCAACGATGCGGGCCAAATAAAATTTTGGTTCCGCTCTGAGCTTAAAAACAACAAGGTACTGATATGACCCCAGAAATAATTCTCGTTATCGGTGTTCTCGTCTTCGCGGTTCTGCTCTTCATATTTGAATGGGTCAGAGTTGATGTTGTCGGGATAATCATGATGGTTCTTCTCCCGCTTCTTGGCCTGGTAACACCGAAGCAGGCCATAAGCGGACTCAGCAGTAATGCTGTTGTATCAATCATAGCAGTTATAATTATCGGCGCAGGTCTGGACAAAACAGGAGTTATGAACTCCATGGCCAGAATAATTCTGCGTTTTGCCGGAAAAAGCGAAACCAGAATAACAACCCTGATCGCCGCTACAGTAGCTGTAATTTCCGGGTTCATGCAGAATATCGGAGCAGCTGCCCTCTTTATGCCGGCAGCAAAACGAATCGGTAACCAGACCGGAGTACCAGTCGGCAGAATTCTGATGCCCATGGGATTCTGCGCCATCATCGGCGGCTGTCTGACACTTGTCGGTTCCAGTCCGCTTATCCTGCTCAACGACCTCATGGTCGTAGGCGGAAAGCATTACGAACCCTTCGGACTTTTTGGAGTAACTCCAATTGGTATAGCTCTGATAATAGCTGCTCTGGCTTATTTCATACTTTTCGGCAGGTTTATACTCCCTTCAAGAAAAGGTGATGAAAATTCCGGACCCATGTCAGCTGTTATCTCGGACACATACAGTGGAGTAGGCTCCATGTATGAGCTGCATATCCCTAATGAA
The sequence above is drawn from the Maridesulfovibrio bastinii DSM 16055 genome and encodes:
- a CDS encoding sigma-54-dependent transcriptional regulator — protein: MTAEKILIVDDEVIARENISWILQQEGYLPTIVETAEAALDALSQQEYALIITDLMLPGMSGIELLEKVRTMLPSAEVIVITGHATVETAVKAMQKGAHSYIAKPLNIEELKTQVIKALEQRALSVEVLRLRKMIAQGRPDLPLVGQSTPLRNLKRKIAQVAQMNCNVLIQGETGTGKELVAKSIHMLSPRSSERFMAINCGTFTTELMDKELFGHEREAFTGASRGQKGILEVADGGTVFFDEIGELPLNMQVKLLRVLQERNFLRVGGTKEIPVDIKVVAATNCDLAEEVNAGRFRQDLFYRLNVVTLNVPPLRTLKDDIPVLVGHFLEQYRTKEFSINSISQETLDILMQYSFPGNVRELENIVQRALALAGGTEFIPDLLPSEVYRSVSQKPLETLEDVEKQHIRKVLSAMRGNKTKTAEVLGIDRVSLWRKLKKYQIE
- a CDS encoding S16 family serine protease, whose product is MFGFFKKEKADAVELEKSESPTPVNPSNKGVEESKAGSSILRDLKRRIDNAGLPEAVYDSVTAEYENLMGIQPGGPEFNISINYLEFVISLPWNVLTRDDLDLEKAESVLNLRHHGLSQVKERILEYLAVKKLHTQNRRSILIVDDEEITRENLSYVFDQDGYEVRTASDGVTAIEAMAAKPANVVVTDLKMQGMDGLNLTGEVRERWPETGIVMLTGYASVSTAVSAMKQGADHYMSKPVNLGKLREHVDELASKGGSYLNLNGPVLCFSGPPGTGKTSIGKAVAEALGRKFIRISLAGLRDEAELRGHRRTYLGALPGRIIQEVQKCGARNPVIMLDEMDKIIKNFDGDATAVLLELLDPQQNSAFVDNYLAVPFDLSEAMFIATVNDISRLSAPLIDRMEEIEFTGYSIEDKILILKDFLLPDQLHRHGLGKKQVNITDDSARYLISSYTREAGLRGLEKETASLCRKFARLFLEEQVSGDEEQLDPEKINSLLGPAKFEKSTAFSGARVGMTTGLVWTREGGEIIFVEAAGMKGSKQLMLTGSLGEVMRESAKTALSYIRSNAADYGIDADFFEHSDIHIHIPAGGVSKEGPSAGVAIAVSLLSLLTGRAVRQDTAVSGELSLLGEILKVGGIRDKLLAASNAGVARVVLPEKCRVEASGLESKITASLELIFVKSMSEVVEATLEN